A part of Dasypus novemcinctus isolate mDasNov1 chromosome 5, mDasNov1.1.hap2, whole genome shotgun sequence genomic DNA contains:
- the ZC3HAV1L gene encoding zinc finger CCCH-type antiviral protein 1-like isoform X1: MADPTVCSFLTKVLCANGGRMFLQDLRGNVELSEAKLQDVLRKAGPDRFLMQEVYMKEGLWDDEAEAAAGASGGGGTTAWRVVAVSSVRLCARYQRGECQACDQLHFCRRHMLGKCPNRDCWSTCTLSHDIHTPVNIQVLKNHGLFGLNEAQLRILLLQNDPCLLPEVCLLYNRGEALYGYCNLKDKCNKFHVCKSFVRGECKLQNCKRSHQLIHATTLKLLQDQGLNITSVVNFQIISAYKHMKLHKMLENKDNSASSTERSQGPEKQGVQVAGAAEASPMACVPAHSAKNPCSGKAERASMK, encoded by the exons ATGGCGGATCCCACGGTGTGCTCCTTTCTCACCAAGGTGCTGTGCGCCAACGGCGGCCGCATGTTCCTGCAAGACCTGCGCGGCAACGTGGAGCTCTCGGAGGCGAAGCTCCAGGACGTGCTGCGGAAGGCCGGGCCCGACCGCTTCCTGATGCAGGAGGTGTACATGAAGGAGGGGCTCTGGGACGACGAGGCCGAGGCCGCGGCCGGAGCCAGCGGTGGCGGCGGGACCACCGCCTGGAGGGTCGTGGCCGTGTCTTCCGTGCGCCTCTGCGCCCGCTACCAGCGCGGCGAGTGCCAGGCCTGCGACCAGCTGCATTTCTGCCGTCGGCACATGCTGGGCAAGTGCCCGAACCGGGACTGCTG GTCTACCTGTACCCTCTCCCACGATATCCACACACCTGTCAacatccaagtcctgaaaaaccATGGACTTTTTGGCCTCAATGAGGCCCAGCTTCGGATCCTGCTTTTGCAGAATGACCCCTGCCTTTTACCAGAG GTCTGTTTGCTGTACAACAGAGGTGAAGCACTGTATGGTTACTGCAACCTCAAGGATAAGTGCAACAAGTTTCATGTATGCAAATCCTTTGTCAGGGGAGAGTGCAAGCTTCAGAACTGCAAACGATCACATCAGCTCATTCATGCTACAACCCTGAAGTTACTACAAGACCAAGGACTGAATATTACAAGCGTCGTTAATTTTCAAATAATCTCCGCATACAAACATATGAAGCTGCACAAGATGCTGGAAAATAAAG ATAATTCAGCTTCTTCTACTGAACGTTCACAGGGCCCCGAGAAACAAGGAGTCCAGGTAGCTGGGGCTGCAGAAGCCAGTCCTATGGCCTGTGTCCCTGCTCATTCTGCCAAGAATCCATGCTCAGGTAAAGCTGAAAGGGCGTCCATGAAATAA
- the ZC3HAV1L gene encoding zinc finger CCCH-type antiviral protein 1-like isoform X2 — protein MADPTVCSFLTKVLCANGGRMFLQDLRGNVELSEAKLQDVLRKAGPDRFLMQEVYMKEGLWDDEAEAAAGASGGGGTTAWRVVAVSSVRLCARYQRGECQACDQLHFCRRHMLGKCPNRDCWSTCTLSHDIHTPVNIQVLKNHGLFGLNEAQLRILLLQNDPCLLPEIAICLSDSEALLLSLYFKEDNWDTRIFGLVLPPVVTGFRSVCCTTEVKHCMVTATSRISATSFMYANPLSGESASFRTANDHISSFMLQP, from the exons ATGGCGGATCCCACGGTGTGCTCCTTTCTCACCAAGGTGCTGTGCGCCAACGGCGGCCGCATGTTCCTGCAAGACCTGCGCGGCAACGTGGAGCTCTCGGAGGCGAAGCTCCAGGACGTGCTGCGGAAGGCCGGGCCCGACCGCTTCCTGATGCAGGAGGTGTACATGAAGGAGGGGCTCTGGGACGACGAGGCCGAGGCCGCGGCCGGAGCCAGCGGTGGCGGCGGGACCACCGCCTGGAGGGTCGTGGCCGTGTCTTCCGTGCGCCTCTGCGCCCGCTACCAGCGCGGCGAGTGCCAGGCCTGCGACCAGCTGCATTTCTGCCGTCGGCACATGCTGGGCAAGTGCCCGAACCGGGACTGCTG GTCTACCTGTACCCTCTCCCACGATATCCACACACCTGTCAacatccaagtcctgaaaaaccATGGACTTTTTGGCCTCAATGAGGCCCAGCTTCGGATCCTGCTTTTGCAGAATGACCCCTGCCTTTTACCAGAG ATTGCAATTTGTCTGTCTGACTCTGAAGCCTTGCTATTATCACTGTACTTTAAAGAAGACAACTGGGATACAAGGATCTTTGGGCTGGTTCTGCCACCAGTTGTGACAGGCTTCAG GTCTGTTTGCTGTACAACAGAGGTGAAGCACTGTATGGTTACTGCAACCTCAAGGATAAGTGCAACAAGTTTCATGTATGCAAATCCTTTGTCAGGGGAGAGTGCAAGCTTCAGAACTGCAAACGATCACATCAGCTCATTCATGCTACAACCCTGA